The Skermanella rosea sequence GGCGCCGACCAGCACCAGTTCGGACGACGCATGGCCCCCGGATGCGGGCATGGCGGGGGCGTCAGGGTAGATCTGGGCGGCGCCGGCCCGCCGTCACTCGGCCGCCTCCGCGGCGGCGGCTTCGGCCTTCCCAGCCTCGATGCGGGCGGCCTCGGCCTTCTCGGCCTCGATCTGAGCCGCCTTCTTCTCGACCAGGCCGACGAGATGGCCGACGATGTCCTCGTCCTTCAGCCGGTGGTCCGGCTGGCCGGCGATGTAGACCTGATGCGTGTTGCTGCCGCCGCCGGTGAACCCGATGTCGGTTTCCCGCGCCTCGCCCGGCCCGTTGACCACGCAGCCGATCACCGACACGGTCATCGGCGTGGTGATGTGGGCCAGCCGCTGCTCCAGCACCTCGACGGTCTTGATCACGTTGAACTGCTGGCGGGCGCAGCTGGGGCAGGAGATCACCGTGACGCCACGCCGCCTCAGGTTCAGCGACTTCAGCATCTCGTAGGCGACCTGCACCTCCTCGACCGGGTCGGCCGACAGGGAGACGCGGATGGTGTCGCCTATGCCGGACCACAGCAGCATCCCCAGGCCGATCGAGGACTTGACCGTGCCGGCCCGCAGGCCGCCGGCCTCGGTGATGCCGATATGCAAGGGATAGTCGCAGGCCTCCGCCAGCCCCTGGTAGGCCGCGACCGCCAGGAACACGTCGGACGCCTTGACGCTGATCTTGAAGTCGAAGAAGTCGTGGTCTTCCAGGATGCGGGCATGGTCCAGGGCGCTCTCGACCATCGCCTCCGGGCAGGGCTCGCCGTACTTCTCCAGCAGGTCCTTCTCCAGCGAACCGGCATTGACGCCGATGCGGATCGAGCAGCCATGGTCCTTGGCCGCCTTCACCACGTCGCGCACCCGGTCGGCCGAGCCGATGTTGCCCGGGTTGATGCGCAGGCAGGCGGCACCGTTCTCCGCGGCCTCGATCGCGCGCTTGTAGTGGAAATGGATGTCGGCGACGACCGGGATCGTGATTTCCCGCGTGATCTGCTTCAGCGCCAGGGCCGATTCCTGGTCGGGGCACGAGACGCGGACGATGTCGGCGCCGGCCTGCTCGATCCGCTGGATCTGCTCGACCGTGGCCTTGACGTCGGTGGTCAGCGTGTTGGTCATCGTCTGCACCGAGATCGGCGCATCCCCGCCCACGGGAACCTTGCCGACATGGATCAGGCGGCTCTTGCGGCGCTCGATGTGGCGGTAGGGTCGGACGGTCATGGACTGGCTTTCGACAATGGTTACAGGCGCCCCGGACGGGCGCGGACATATGGGCAGACGCAGGGACGCCTCACGCTAAAGTGCGGACGCGCATGCCCCCGGTCAAGTGCAAGTCCGGGGCAAGTCCCTCGGGTCAGCGCACCCCGGCGGCGAACCGCTGCGGGTCGAGCTGGACGTCGCGCATCACCTGCCCCTGGGCGCCCAGGGCGCTGCCCTGCCCGCCGTCGACCGAGACCATCAGGCCGCCGGCATTGCCGGTGACCATCCGCAGGCCGGGCTGGTCGGGCACGCGGTAGACATCGCCGGGGCGGAGCACGCGGGTCATCAGCAGGTCGCCGGTTCCGTCCCGTACCTGGATCCAACTGTCCTGGGTCGCCCGGATCTGGATGCGCGACTGCCCGTTGATCGCCCCGTAGATCCGGGCATCCCCCTGCCCCGCTTCCGGAGCGGCCGGAGGCGCCGGCGGCATCGGCAGGGCGGCGACCTGGCCGGGCGCGGCCGGGGGAGCGGGGATCGCGGGCGAAGCGGCGGAGGGCCGGGCGCCCGTCTCCGACGCCTGCGCGGCGCGGGGATCGCCGTTCGGCGGCGTGATCGGGGTCGACTCGACGATTGGGCTCTCCTCCTCCTCCTCGGCCTCCTCCGCGGCAGCCACGGTGGCGGCGGGCGCGGACGACGGGGCGGGAGCAGGAGCCGGCGCCACCGCCATGGATGGCGGAGCGGTCTGGGGAGCCGCGTCGGGAGGCGTCGGCGGGGGGGCCGCCGGCGCGGGAGCCGGGATGGCCGCCGCGGGCGGCGCTTCGGCCGTCCGGCTGTCGGGCGCGGCCGGGCCGGGCTCCGACGGGGTGACCGGAACGACCAGCCCGGGAGGCGGTGCGGCCGGCGCGACGTTCAGCGCGCTGGCGATCCGATCCGGCAGTTCGGGCACCAGGTCGACCAGGTCGCGTCCGGTGGAATTGACATAATACCAGCCGCCATAGGCGGCGCCGGCCAGCAGCACCGCGACCAGCAGCAGCGCTCCGCCGGGGATGCGGCCTTCCGGGACCGGCTTGGGCAGGTAGAGCTCGGGCTTGGCGGTCAGCGCGCCCGAACTTTCCTCCTTGAAACGGCGCAGCACCATCTGGGGATCGAGCCCGAGATGCTCCGCATAGGTGCGCAGGAAACCGGACACATAGGTTGCGCCGGGCAGATCGTTGAACCGCCCCTCCTCGATCGCCTCCAGATAGGCGAAGCGGATGCGCAGGGCCACTGCGACCTCCTGGAGGTCGTAGCCGAGCGAGAGGCGGCGGCTGCGCAGCACGTCGCCGACCCGGGGTTCGTCGGAACCCTGGAACACGCGGGGCGCGGATCCCTGCCCGCTCCGGCCTTCCTCGACGATGTGGAGTTTCCTAGGTCTGGTGTCGCCCATACCGTCAGCCGTCTTCCCGCACTGGGTCCATGATCAGGCGGCAGGCGAAGTCACGCAAACCGCCCCGTCACTGTCGCCGAAGTTGTAACAAACTTTCCGAGCGGAATGCAATGAATTAGATCATGACACCATGATCTATCGCAAATGAACGAAGCTTTTCCCGCAGGCTGTGATCGCGCACAGGATAGAGGGTTTCTATATACTCGCGTAATTGCGATACGTTCAGGCTGCGCAGCATCGTCTTGACCGGGCCGACCGCCGGCGGCGACATGGACAGGCTGCGGAATCCGACGCCGAGCAGGGCCATGGCGTCGAGCGGCCGGCCGGCCATTTCGCCGCACACGCTGATCGGAACGCCGGCGCCTTCGCACAGGCAGACGAGATGGCGGAACATGGTCAGCATCGGCGGCGACAGCGGGTCGTACCGGGTATTGATCCGCGGATTGCCCCGGTCGGCCGCGAACATGTACTGCATCAGGTCGTTCGACCCGACCGAGATGAAGTCCAGCCGGGGCAGCAGCGCCGGCAGGTGCCAGACCAGGGCGGGAACCTCCAGCATCGCCCCGACCAGCACGCGGGCCGGCGGAACGCCGCCGCGCCTGACCAGCCGGTCCAGTTCCAGATCCAGCACGGCGCGGGCGTCCTCGAACTCGGCGCATTCGCTGATCATCGGGAACATGACCCGCAGGTCCCGGCCGCCCGAGGCGCGCAGCAGCGCCCGAAGCTGCTGGCGCAGCATGGCGGGACGGTCCAGCCCGATGCGGATGGCGCGCCAGCCCAGGGCCGGGTTCTCCTGCTCCTGGTCGGCGAAATAGGGCAGGCTCTTGTCGCCGCCGACGTCGAGCGTGCGGAACACGATCGGCCGGTCGCCGGTCAGTTCCAGGACCCGCCCATACAATTCGGTCTGGGCTTCCACACCGGGATATTCCGACCGGATCATGAAGGGGATCTCGGTCCGGTAGAGCCCGACCCCGTCGGCGCCGGTATCGTCCAGGTGCTGCAGGTCGATCAGCAGCCCGCAATTCAGGTTGACCGAGACCTCCACGCCGTCCAGCGATACCGCAGGCTGGTTGATCGTCTCGGCATAGAGGCGCTTGCGCTGAGCGCGCACCGTCATGCTGTTGTGGAAGGCGTCCTGGATGTCCTCGGCCGGGCGGACCAGCACCTGGGCGTTGTCGCCGTCCACGATCAGCTGGTCCAGCGGCTCGATCCGGGTCAGAACGTCGGTGCATTGCCCGACCACCGGGATGTCGAGCGCCCGGGCGACGATCGCCACGTGGCTGGACGCCGATCCCTCCTCCAGCACCAGCGCCCTGAGCCGGCGCCGGTCGTAGTCGAGCAGCTCGGCCGGCCCCATCGAGCGGGCCACCAGCACGACGTCGTCCGGCAGGTTGGCCGACGCCAGCGACTCCTTTCCCGCCAGGTGCTGGAGCAGCCGGTTGGTCAGGTCGTCCAGGTCGAGCAGCCGCTCCCGGAAATAGGGGTCGTGCATCTGGCTCATGCGCGCGCGGGTGTCGTTCTGCACCCGCTGGACCGCCGCCTCGGCGGTCAGGCCGTTCCGGATCGCCTCGCGGATGCGCGACAGCCAGCCGCGGTCCTCGGCGAACATCCGGTAGGTCTCCAGGATGTCGTGGTGCTCGCCGCCCTCGACGCTGGAGACGCGCAGCAGGTCGTCGAGCGCGGTATGCATCCCCTCCAGCGCCTTGCGGAACCGCTCGATCTCCACGTCGGGATCCTCGGCCACCATCTGCCGGATGGTCAGCTGCGGACGGTGCAGCACCGCCAGCCCCATTGCGAGCCCGCGGTTCAGGCTGACGCCGTCGAACCGGGTCGGCAGCAGGGCCGCGTCGGCGACCGCCGAAATCTCCTGCTGGCTGACCAGTTCGCCGCCGGCGGTCAGTTCCGCCACCACCATCGCGATGGTCTGGAGGGTCTCGACCTCCTCCTCGAAATAGACGCGCTTGTCCTTGTGCTGGATCACCAGCACGCCGCGCACCCGCCCGCCGCGCAGGATCGGCACGCCCATCAGCGACAGGAAAGCCTCCTCCCCGGTTTCGGGACGGTAGGCGAAATTGGGATGGGACGGCGCGTTGGCCAGCGCCACCGGCCGGGCATGGGCGGCGATGTCGCCCACCAGCCCCTCCCCGACCCGCAGCCGGGTCTTATGGACGGCCGACTGGTTCAGGCCGACCGTGGCGAACAGTTCCAGGATGTCGCCGGCGCGCATGACGTAGCAGGAGCAGACATCCGCTCCCATCTCCGCCCCGATCAGCGTGACGATCTTGTCCAGCCTGTGCTGCGCCGAGCCGGAACCGGCCATCACGTCGCGCAGCCGCGCCAACAGGCGCCGAGACGTTATACCGGGCATGGTCGCTCCCTGTTCCGTCCCGTAAGTTCCGTGGTCCCGGGTCCTGTCGCCCTGAGTTCCACTGTCCATGGCGTCGCCCATGGACCGGCCCGATCCCGGTGCATCCCGCGCCGGGGTTCCCTGCCCCGGAGCGTCAGTCATCTATTCCGCCGCCCCGGGTATGACGTCTCGCCTCTCCGGTTTCCCGAAGGCACCGGAGCGCGCCTCCAGCGCGCGGAGGGCCTGCTCGACCAGCTCCCGCAGGATCTCCGCGGCCGGCTGCTCGCGGGTGACCATGCCGACGCTCTGGCCCGCCATCAGGGAGCCGTTCTCCACGTCGCCCTCGATCACCGCGCGCCGGAGCGCGCCGGCCCAGAAATGCTCGATCTCGAGCTGGGCTTCCTTCTGGCTCACCTCGCCCCGGTTGAACCGCTCGATCACCTCCGCCTGGAAGGCCTGGAACCGGCGGGTCCCCTCGTTGGTCAGGGCGCGGACGGGGATCACCGGGAAACGCGGGTCGATCTGCACGGACGGCACGGCGTCGCGCGCCGCGGCGTTGATGAAGGCCTGCTTGTAGCGCGGATGGGCGACCGACTCCGTGGCGCAGACGAAGCGCGTGCCGAGCTGGACCCCGGCCGCTCCCATTTCCAGGTAGGACAGGATGGCCTCGCCCCGGCCGATGCCGCCGGCGACGAAGACCGGCACGTCGCTGACCACCGGCAGGACCTCCTGCGCCAGCACCGACGTGGACACCGGCCCGATATGGCCGCCCGCCTCCATCCCCTCGATCATGATGGCGTCGGCGCCGCTCTTGACCAGCTTGCGGGCGATCGAGGCGGCGGGCGCGAAGCACACCACCTTGGCTCCGCGCTCCTTGATCCGCCGGATCGAGGCAGACGACGGCAGCCCGCCGGCCAGCACCACGTGCCCGACCCGGTGGTCGGCGCAGACATCGATCAGCTCGTCCAGGCGCGGGTGCAGGGTGATCAGGTTGACGCCGAAGGGCCGGCCGGTCAGCGCCCTGGTCCCCTGGATCTCGGCATCGAGCTGCTCCGGCCCCATGGAGCCGGACGCGATCACGCCGAAGGCCCCGCCGTTGGAGATCGCGGCCACCAGGTGCCGTTCCGAGACCCAGGTCATGGCGCCGCCCAGCACCGCGAGATCGGTGCCCAGGAAGGCCCGTCCCCGGCTCCACAGGCGGTCGAGTCGGGCGCGCGCGGCGCGCGTCGGGTCTTCGGCCGGCATCGGGGCTGGAGCTTGGGTCATGGCAGGGCCTTCATCGGGCTCACCCTCTCACGGTCGGCGGCACAGGTTGGCAGCTCGGGTCGGCGGGACCAGATCGGGGGCCAAGGTCGGGCGCGCGGGTCAGGCGGCGTCCAGCCCGTAGGCGGTATGGAGCGCGCGGAGCGCCAGCTCGGTGTATTCCTCCGCGATCAGGACGCTGACCTTGATCTCCGACGTCGAGATCACCTGGATGTTGATGCCCTTCTCGGCCAGCGACTTGAACATGCGCTGGGCGACGCCGGCATGGCTGCGCATCCCGACGCCGATCACCGACACCTTGACGACGTTGCTGTCGGCCAGCAGGCGGCGGTACTGCAGCTCGCCCTTGGCGGCCTCCAGCACGTTGCGGGCCCGCTCCAGGTCGCCCTTCGACACCGTGAAGGTGATGTCGGTGCTGGCGCCGTCCTCCGACACGTTCTGCACGATCATGTCGACGTTGACCGACGAGTCGGCCAGCGGGCCGAACAGGCCGGCGGCGACGCCGGGGCGGTCGGCCACGCCGATCAGGGTGATCTTCGCTTCGTCGCGGCTGTAGGCGATGCCGCTGACCAGTTCCTGTTCCACGATTTCGTCCTCGTCCACAACCAGAGTACCGGGCAGCTCGCTGCCCGCCGCCTTTTCGAAGCTGGAAAGCACCTGCACCCGCACGCCGTGCTTCATGGCCATCTCGACCGAGCGGGTCTGGAGCACCTTGGCGCCCAGCGACGCCATTTCCAGCATTTCCTCGTAGGTGATCTTGGACAGCTTGCGCGCCTTCGACACGATGCGCGGGTCGGTCGTGTAGACGCCGTCCACGTCCGTGTAGATGTCGCAGCGGTCGGCCTTCAGCGCCGCGGCCAGCGCCACCGCCGAGGTGTCGGAGCCGCCGCGGCCCAGGGTGGCGATCCGGCCGTTCGGCGACACGCCCTGGAAGCCCGCGACCACGGCGACCTCGCCGGTCGACAGCCGGCGCTCCAGCTCCCCGGTCTCGATCGAGCAGATGCGCGCCTTGGCATGCACGTCGTCGGTCCGGATCGGGATCTGCCAGCCCTGCCAGGATCGCGCGGGAATGCCCAGTTCCTGCAATGCCAGGGCGGTCAGGCCGCTGGTCACCTGCTCGCCCGAGGCGACGACGGCGTCGTACTCCCGCGCGTCGTGCAGCGGGCTGATGCCGGCGCAGTATTCCACCAGCTTGTTGGTGACGCCCGACATGGCCGAGACGACGACCGCGACCTGATGGCCGGCGTCGACTTCCGCCTTAACCTTGCGCGCCACATTCTTGATGCGGTCGATGTCGCCGACCGATGTGCCGCCGAATTTCAAAACGATCCGCGCCATTGCCTTGAAGCCCCACCACCTGACCAGTCTGCCCGCTGCCCGGCGGCCCTGCCCCAGTTCAAAACGGATCTGATGATCACGCATCCGGACCGATCCGCCGGGATCGATCGGGGACCGGTTTGATCGGGTACCGGCGAACAGGCGGTTCCATTGCCGCAGCAAGGCGGGGTATCCATACTATCTCGGGGGAAGCGAAGCAAGCTTGCCCCGACTGACTTCCAGTCGCATCCGGCAGCAACCGGCACCCAGGAACATACCCATGTCTGCCACAAGCACCGCCTCAGCAACTTCCCGCGTCTCCGCCTCCGCAGCAGCGCCTTCCGGCGGCACGGTCGATGCCGGGGAGATCGCCCGTTTCAGCGCCATCGCGGCGCAGTGGTGGGACCCGCGCGGCAAGTTCAAGCCGCTGCACAAGTACAACCCCATCCGAATCGGCTATATCCGCGACGCGGTATGCGCCCGGTTCGGCCGCGACCCCGCCGCTCCACGGCCCCTCGAAGGACTGCGCTTCGTCGATATCGGGTGCGGCGGCGGCCTGCTGGCCGAACCGCTCGCCCGGCTGGGCGCCGAGGTGGTCGGCATCGACGCGGCCGAGCGGAACGTGAAGGTGGCGGCGCTCCACGCCGAGGAATCCGGCGTGAGCGTCGATTACCGCCACACGACGGCGGAGGACCTGGCCGAGTCCGGGGAACGGTTCGACGTGGTGCTGGCGCTGGAGGTGGTCGAGCACGTGGCCGACGTGCCGCTGTTCCTGCGTTCCCTCTGCACCCTGATGAAGCCGGGCGGGGATCCGGGAAGCATGCTGTTCCTTGCGACCATCAACCGCACGCCGAAGTCCTTCGCGCTGGCGATCGTCGGGGCCGAATACGTGCTCCGCTGGCTCCCCCGCGGCACGCATGACTGGCGCAAGTTCCTGAAGCCCTCGGAACTGGCGGCGGGACTGCGCCCCCATGGGGTCAAGGTGCGCGACATCACCGGCGTGGTCTATAACCCGCTGCGGGACGAGTTCTCGATCAGCCGGCGCGATCTGGACACCAACTACATGCTGTGGGCCGGCGCCGACGCATAGCCTGGGGAACCCGCGGCACCAAAAGCAAAGGCCTCGGAAGATCCGAGGCCTTGCTATGGTCCGGCGGTTCGCCAGGAACTATCCAAGCGCAACCCTCCGCTCAAGTTTACGACTCTGCAGCGACTGCATGCCCTTCAGTTCATCGAGACGTTCGAGGAGCTTGGCGTTGGCCGGGCGTTCGCCGGCAGGATTGGGGTGGTTCTGAAACAGCGTGGTAATCCGCTGCCCACTTGCCACCATTTCTTCAAGAGTCAGCATCCCACCTCTCTCGATATCCGCACGATTTCCTGACGGAGGCCACGGCTGTCCGGCACGGTACTTGCCAATCAACCTGAATGTGATGTTAAAGATATTTTGTCTTCCCTTTATCGTCATGCCCGGACTTGATCCGGGTATCTCCCTGCACGGCGACGCTGATGAAGCCTGCAAGCGATGACCGGGCCAAGCCCGGTCATGACGATGAACGGAGGAACGCTCCACCAAAAAAGCACCCTCTGATTGAGGCGGCAATCACCGTGCCGAATAGCCGTGGGCGCGGGCCGCCTGTAGGCGACAACCATTTTACGCCAACCAGATGCCGGATCATGGCGTCATGGGCAGGGGCAGCTTCAGGGTGAAGCGGGTGCCGTCCTGCCGGGCGACGTCCAGGCGGCCCCCGACCTGTTCGGCCATCGCCTTCACCACCTGCAAGCCCAGGCCACTGCCACGATACCAGTCGAAATCCGGGGGCAGGCCGCAGCCGTCGTCGGCGACCGTGAGTTCCACTCCGCCTCCGGCGGAGCGGCGGAAACATACCCGGA is a genomic window containing:
- the ispG gene encoding flavodoxin-dependent (E)-4-hydroxy-3-methylbut-2-enyl-diphosphate synthase is translated as MTVRPYRHIERRKSRLIHVGKVPVGGDAPISVQTMTNTLTTDVKATVEQIQRIEQAGADIVRVSCPDQESALALKQITREITIPVVADIHFHYKRAIEAAENGAACLRINPGNIGSADRVRDVVKAAKDHGCSIRIGVNAGSLEKDLLEKYGEPCPEAMVESALDHARILEDHDFFDFKISVKASDVFLAVAAYQGLAEACDYPLHIGITEAGGLRAGTVKSSIGLGMLLWSGIGDTIRVSLSADPVEEVQVAYEMLKSLNLRRRGVTVISCPSCARQQFNVIKTVEVLEQRLAHITTPMTVSVIGCVVNGPGEARETDIGFTGGGSNTHQVYIAGQPDHRLKDEDIVGHLVGLVEKKAAQIEAEKAEAARIEAGKAEAAAAEAAE
- a CDS encoding helix-turn-helix domain-containing protein encodes the protein MGDTRPRKLHIVEEGRSGQGSAPRVFQGSDEPRVGDVLRSRRLSLGYDLQEVAVALRIRFAYLEAIEEGRFNDLPGATYVSGFLRTYAEHLGLDPQMVLRRFKEESSGALTAKPELYLPKPVPEGRIPGGALLLVAVLLAGAAYGGWYYVNSTGRDLVDLVPELPDRIASALNVAPAAPPPGLVVPVTPSEPGPAAPDSRTAEAPPAAAIPAPAPAAPPPTPPDAAPQTAPPSMAVAPAPAPAPSSAPAATVAAAEEAEEEEESPIVESTPITPPNGDPRAAQASETGARPSAASPAIPAPPAAPGQVAALPMPPAPPAAPEAGQGDARIYGAINGQSRIQIRATQDSWIQVRDGTGDLLMTRVLRPGDVYRVPDQPGLRMVTGNAGGLMVSVDGGQGSALGAQGQVMRDVQLDPQRFAAGVR
- the ptsP gene encoding phosphoenolpyruvate--protein phosphotransferase; the encoded protein is MPGITSRRLLARLRDVMAGSGSAQHRLDKIVTLIGAEMGADVCSCYVMRAGDILELFATVGLNQSAVHKTRLRVGEGLVGDIAAHARPVALANAPSHPNFAYRPETGEEAFLSLMGVPILRGGRVRGVLVIQHKDKRVYFEEEVETLQTIAMVVAELTAGGELVSQQEISAVADAALLPTRFDGVSLNRGLAMGLAVLHRPQLTIRQMVAEDPDVEIERFRKALEGMHTALDDLLRVSSVEGGEHHDILETYRMFAEDRGWLSRIREAIRNGLTAEAAVQRVQNDTRARMSQMHDPYFRERLLDLDDLTNRLLQHLAGKESLASANLPDDVVLVARSMGPAELLDYDRRRLRALVLEEGSASSHVAIVARALDIPVVGQCTDVLTRIEPLDQLIVDGDNAQVLVRPAEDIQDAFHNSMTVRAQRKRLYAETINQPAVSLDGVEVSVNLNCGLLIDLQHLDDTGADGVGLYRTEIPFMIRSEYPGVEAQTELYGRVLELTGDRPIVFRTLDVGGDKSLPYFADQEQENPALGWRAIRIGLDRPAMLRQQLRALLRASGGRDLRVMFPMISECAEFEDARAVLDLELDRLVRRGGVPPARVLVGAMLEVPALVWHLPALLPRLDFISVGSNDLMQYMFAADRGNPRINTRYDPLSPPMLTMFRHLVCLCEGAGVPISVCGEMAGRPLDAMALLGVGFRSLSMSPPAVGPVKTMLRSLNVSQLREYIETLYPVRDHSLREKLRSFAIDHGVMI
- a CDS encoding NAD(P)H-dependent flavin oxidoreductase; the encoded protein is MTQAPAPMPAEDPTRAARARLDRLWSRGRAFLGTDLAVLGGAMTWVSERHLVAAISNGGAFGVIASGSMGPEQLDAEIQGTRALTGRPFGVNLITLHPRLDELIDVCADHRVGHVVLAGGLPSSASIRRIKERGAKVVCFAPAASIARKLVKSGADAIMIEGMEAGGHIGPVSTSVLAQEVLPVVSDVPVFVAGGIGRGEAILSYLEMGAAGVQLGTRFVCATESVAHPRYKQAFINAAARDAVPSVQIDPRFPVIPVRALTNEGTRRFQAFQAEVIERFNRGEVSQKEAQLEIEHFWAGALRRAVIEGDVENGSLMAGQSVGMVTREQPAAEILRELVEQALRALEARSGAFGKPERRDVIPGAAE
- a CDS encoding aspartate kinase, translating into MARIVLKFGGTSVGDIDRIKNVARKVKAEVDAGHQVAVVVSAMSGVTNKLVEYCAGISPLHDAREYDAVVASGEQVTSGLTALALQELGIPARSWQGWQIPIRTDDVHAKARICSIETGELERRLSTGEVAVVAGFQGVSPNGRIATLGRGGSDTSAVALAAALKADRCDIYTDVDGVYTTDPRIVSKARKLSKITYEEMLEMASLGAKVLQTRSVEMAMKHGVRVQVLSSFEKAAGSELPGTLVVDEDEIVEQELVSGIAYSRDEAKITLIGVADRPGVAAGLFGPLADSSVNVDMIVQNVSEDGASTDITFTVSKGDLERARNVLEAAKGELQYRRLLADSNVVKVSVIGVGMRSHAGVAQRMFKSLAEKGINIQVISTSEIKVSVLIAEEYTELALRALHTAYGLDAA
- the ubiG gene encoding bifunctional 2-polyprenyl-6-hydroxyphenol methylase/3-demethylubiquinol 3-O-methyltransferase UbiG, which translates into the protein MSATSTASATSRVSASAAAPSGGTVDAGEIARFSAIAAQWWDPRGKFKPLHKYNPIRIGYIRDAVCARFGRDPAAPRPLEGLRFVDIGCGGGLLAEPLARLGAEVVGIDAAERNVKVAALHAEESGVSVDYRHTTAEDLAESGERFDVVLALEVVEHVADVPLFLRSLCTLMKPGGDPGSMLFLATINRTPKSFALAIVGAEYVLRWLPRGTHDWRKFLKPSELAAGLRPHGVKVRDITGVVYNPLRDEFSISRRDLDTNYMLWAGADA